TGGTCCGTCAGACCATGATCAATTGAGATGGAATCAGGTGGACCTGCACACAGGTGACCTGTGCACCGCAACGAGGGACCCGAAACCGGGACCGGTGGTTTACAAGAACCGCTGCTTTGCCAATTGAGCTAGGACGGCGCGTGTTTCGTCGTCCATGTCTTGCCACCCGGCGAAGCGCGGAGCAGTGGTTGGTCCTGGAGACCATTGCGCCCCGGATCGAGCCGATGCCGCGACCTGCTCACGAGACTCGGGTTTTGAGAAAGCTCTCGACGCTGAACGACTCCGGCTGGCTGGCCGTCGGCATTTCGTGTGTACGATCGCGCCAAGTTCTGGACACACCCGATCCGTGCTGCCGGTGCGTGGTCGGAGATGGCGGAGGTCAACGCGATGCTGGGAGCGGTGTTGCTGCAACGGTGGACGAAGAAGAACTTCAACCGTCTCGTCGCGCAGAAGGATGTCGCGGCTGTGATGCGGGGATGGTCCGAGGACGGCGTCTTCGAGTTGCCGGGCACCTCGGCACTGAGCGGCCGATTCGAGGGGAGGCCGCAGATCGAGGCATGGGTACGGAAGTGGTTCGACTCGATCGCAACGATCGAGTTCAGTGTGAAGCGTGTCGCGGTGACGAATCCGCTGGCCTTCGGTTTCACGAACGATGTGATGATCGAGTGGGAGGTGCGCGAGGCCACGCACCGTCACGCGAGCGTCACGGCGAGGGGGATCACGGTGTGGGAGCTTCGTCGAGGGAAGTTGATAGCTGCGCGCGACTACTTCTTCGATCCTAGCGTCTTGGACGCGCTGCATGGTCCTCGCCCAGCGCCGGACCCTGCACTGCCGAGCGACGCCTAGATCGACACTGCTGGCTCGCACTCGACCGCGAGGACATGCCAGTCTCCCGGAACACCGCGCAGCGGTCGTCGGCCGATTTCGCGGAGCTTGACGAGCCCGCCGCCCAACGCGCCGCTAACGTCCTCGGTCACGAAAATCTGCCCGGCGCTCGCGAGTCCCATCAGCCGGGCAGCGACGTGAACGGTCACTCCAATCGGTGCTCGGCCGCGGAGCTCGCAGCGACCAGCGTGGATGCCCATCCGCACGTTGAACCCGATCTCCGAGACCGCTCGACGCACCGCGCAGGCGCAGGCGACCGCGGAACCCGCGGACGCGAAGGTGGCGAAGAAGCCGTCGCCCGCCGTGTCGATCTCCTGACCTCCGTGCCGGCCGAGCTCTCCGCGGACGACCACGCGAAACCGGCCAATAGCGTCCGCCCACTCCTTATCACCTACCTCCGCCAGTCGCTCGGTGGATCCGACGATGTCGAGGAAAAGGAGAACGAGATCGGCATGCGGCGCGACCAGGCGATCAGCCATCGACTCGAGCCAGCGACGCAGCGGGACGAACGTGACCCCGAGGGCCGCCGCC
This Candidatus Limnocylindria bacterium DNA region includes the following protein-coding sequences:
- a CDS encoding nuclear transport factor 2 family protein, coding for MYDRAKFWTHPIRAAGAWSEMAEVNAMLGAVLLQRWTKKNFNRLVAQKDVAAVMRGWSEDGVFELPGTSALSGRFEGRPQIEAWVRKWFDSIATIEFSVKRVAVTNPLAFGFTNDVMIEWEVREATHRHASVTARGITVWELRRGKLIAARDYFFDPSVLDALHGPRPAPDPALPSDA